The Mycobacterium haemophilum DSM 44634 sequence TCACGTCGCTTCAGCATGTGCGCAATGACATCGGAGCGATGAACGAATGCTGGGTGCGCCAGCTCAGCGGCGAATCGGGTACCAGTGTCTTGGCGCGCTACCGCGCGGTGACCCAAGCTCGCCGCACGGCGCTGTCGGGCATGTCCGATGACGAGTGGAACGCACCGACCCCGACGCCGGCAGGTACGGATAGTTACGGCCGGTTCATGCGGATACGGATCTTCGACTGCTGGATGCACGAGCAAGACATCCGCGAGGCGTTGGCGCGCCCGTCCTCCGACGGCGAGCTCGCTGGGCCCGCGTCGCAACTGTCCCTCGATGAGATCGCGGCCACCATGGGGTTTGTCGTTGGCAAACTCGCCCAGGCACCCGACGGTGCCCGCGTTGAGTTCGACCTGACTGGTCCGTTGGCCCGTCGCATCCGGGTCAGCGTCGATGGTCGAGCTCAACTGGTCGACGACTTCGGCGGGCTGCAGCCGACGGCAACCATCCGGCTGGACGGCCTGCAGTTCACCAGGCTGGCCGGCGGACGCCCAATGTGTCCGGCGCGCCCGCAGGACGTCGAACTCAGTGGTGACAAGGACGTCGCCACCCGGATCGTTGAGCGACTGAACTTCGTGATCTGAGGGCAGCGTGGCCCTGGGGTGTCGGGAAGATAATCCCGTTGCCGCTGGTTAATAGAGGAGTACCATGAATTGTCCTGCCGAAAGTCGGTGGGTGCAAAAAGACTAGAGCGCGACAACACAAGACAAGGGGCTGAACGGTTTCGACTTCGCGCATCGAATCAAGGGAAGCGTGCCGGTGCAGGCAAGAGACCACCGTAAGCGTCGTTGCAACCATATAAGCGCCGATTCACATCAGCGCGACTACGCTCTCGCTGCCTAAGCGACGGCTAGTCTGTCAGACCGGGAATGCCCTCGCCCCGGAGCCTGGCATCAGCTAGAGGGATCCACCGATGAGTTCGGTCGCGGGACTCATCGGGACACCCACAGCGACTGGGATCGTCATCCTGGCTAGTTCGCGTGATCAGGAGATCCGAGTAGAGGCATAGCGAACTGCGCACGGAGAAGCCTTGAGGGAATGCCGTAGGACCCGGGTTCAATTCCCGGCAGCTCCACCAGTAGTACCCAGATAACTTCATATTTGAGACCTCTTTGCCGACACAAAAAAAGTGTCATACCCGTGGAGTACCACTGGATGAACGGTCGGCAAGGAGGTTGACTGCCCCCGGTTGGTTGACTCCTGACCTGTGAGGATTCGTCCTTGCTGGAAGGATCAATCTCGTGCCGAATCCGTTTCCTGCCGAGTTCCGTGCAGACGTCATCGCCGTGGCCCGCAAAGGCGAGGCGCCGTTGCGCCAGATTGCGAAGGACTTCGGAATTTCGGAAGCCTGCCTGCACCGCTGGCTTAAGATCGCCAACCGTCAAGACGGTGTCGACCGGCCTGGGTCACCGGCCGCCACTGCCGACGTAGCTGCGCAGCTGCGCGAAGCGCACAAGCGCATCAAACTCCTCGAGCAGGAAGCCGAAGTGAGGCGCCGCGCGGTACTTGGCGGCCGCCTCAGACCGAGCCGCATCAGCCGCGGTACGCAATTCATTGGCGTGCTGTAGGTGCTTTTGCACCGATTCTGGGAGGTGGACCTGGACATTAATACTGAACGAATCTTCAGGGACTTCTAGCCATAACGCGATCAGGTCGCGCACCATAGGCTCAACTTCAGCCAGTGTGCGCGCCTGGGTAGGAAGGCCGACATCAGGGTTATTACCCAGCCCTAGGATGTGGACAACCCAGTATCGGTCGCCCCGACTAGCGATTGCCTGATAGGTCTTCACTTCCACCATCCCTTTCCGAGTCTCGGCTCGCGCTCGACATAAATCATCTCCGCATACCTCTTGTCAAAGTCGCGATGCCGTCCCTCGATCTGCCGCGTAGGCATAGGCGTACAGCGCCGCGGTTTCCATTTCGACACATGCGATCCCGCGTCTCGTGTGCTTCTTTGAGGCCAGCGCGGTTTCCCGCTAAGGCGCATCGGTGGTCCAGGAGCTCCCCGCAGTTATCCGAATGCCGTTGTAGCAGAAGGTATTTAGAAGATTCTA is a genomic window containing:
- a CDS encoding maleylpyruvate isomerase family mycothiol-dependent enzyme; amino-acid sequence: MVARSLTQLDKPDVLAGLFAVWDCLDALLAGLPQDGWHAPTPLPGWNVQAVVAHIIGTESFLQGIAPPQPDIDVTSLQHVRNDIGAMNECWVRQLSGESGTSVLARYRAVTQARRTALSGMSDDEWNAPTPTPAGTDSYGRFMRIRIFDCWMHEQDIREALARPSSDGELAGPASQLSLDEIAATMGFVVGKLAQAPDGARVEFDLTGPLARRIRVSVDGRAQLVDDFGGLQPTATIRLDGLQFTRLAGGRPMCPARPQDVELSGDKDVATRIVERLNFVI